Genomic segment of Dromaius novaehollandiae isolate bDroNov1 unplaced genomic scaffold, bDroNov1.hap1 HAP1_SCAFFOLD_37, whole genome shotgun sequence:
cctgccattgcaaatgccctggagtcactctgagcaccatccatgagcacagacaggtgccagtagtatcagtggtggtgatccctgtcccaCTGGAtctgcttcccaccccagccAGCATGGtcagagctgagtcaggagtcaccccatggccccacagcctgctcactctgcagagcagcaccaccagccagggGCCCTGTGGAGAGCATAGGCagggggtgcaggaacagccaggccagcatgaacacactgacctggggaaaggctctctggggagcagggatgtcccaggagaaaagcagggcagcattcagggagaggaaatgagaatgagaaacaggtttctctggtcaccagcttggggcaggctgctctgtccccggGGCAGCAGGGGTTACCGGAGAAGCTGCAGGCAGACagagagggggatctgctgggcacaagagcagtggagagagagagtgaccagcctcattgcGAGGCCTCGTCCCCTGTGCCAGAGAGCCACTCCCTctgtccttgggctgtgcctgagtAATGCAGTAGACatggctgtgcctggccctgaACCTCTTGgctcctgacctgaccctgtccccatcctgctcacctgactcctcatctttaccttggacctgcctccacACTACAGTCACAAAAGTCCTGGCAAAGGAAGatgggactgagcagatcccagagaaggttgtagtTACAAAAGGTGACCGTATATGCCccagcagcaacccttgcctgatAGCCAATTTAAAGGTGCAAGGAGAGCTTTGGATTCGGCCCCCCTACCCAGGTGACACTGCACAGAAGGTCTTAGCTGGATGAAAAAGTGAGTGCAGGCACTTCGGTCTGATTTTATGACGCatagttaggagagcaggcttttctgtgtcagaggtcgagtgtttatgcaccatttgtgacaggATTCCTGCTATAAAGCAcatgttgtcaggagcagcaagagcagggctgctccaggtggaaagcagagccaggagctgagggtggtgggaggcagggcagtgccccaccGACGTGGGATGCCATTCCCCAGTGccgggaaaaaaaaagaacagagcagaTTTGGGGATAGTAagcagggtcagacacagtccagcgatcaccaggcaagactgtagggctccaaccagcGCTGCTTTGTGCGGCAGGTTGGACTGaacacctccagaggtcccttgccaCCAAAGCTCCTGTGCaactccatgaattcttgctcctcaagctctgctctggcatggctggcaggGGGATGAGAGCTCCTAGAGCAGAGCAGAATGAGCCTGACTGGGAGAGCATCAGGGAAAGATCCgaaggtccctggctcagcccagggctttggaaaactccctcatgcatcctgagaggctccatctgcctcttccaccctgccctgtgctcccctgccctcagccaaagcagagtccagcatggcctggggactctcttccccatggggagaagaggaagggccttcgccagccccacactgcctttcccacccccagcctttgcagctgcatgtgcctggctctgcctgcccacttgccttcaccacagtcccAGTGCTCCTGCCTTCGACCTGGCATCCActccgaacctggagcctgggcacccacaaaggcatcgcctgtCGAGTGTCCCAGccatgcagctgagggcaggggtctttgccccagtttccctgctcctccccatgcttTGGGCACCATTcatgcatgggagctgcctgctggcattttgcctctcccaggccctttccagcacagcccctccccagctcttcctacctcccctgccctctccccagcccacccagcacagcagaccaggctggggtggccccacagcagtgcctgtggcagggggctgcagagctctgggcactcaccccacagccccagcccctctgcagggcacagcagctgctgggaggcagagaggggtgtcagcctccccatcagcccccaggctggggaccagcaatggcacaaggaaatggaggccaggcactccacgtctccactgctctcatgaccagagatccttaaccctggctgcctgcagcccctccggcagcccctctccccaggacagcactcactgcccactccaggcacactctggccctggagatcccttgtgctccctgggtggctccatatccccttccagaatgatgggcatctgtcaccagccctgtaatatgtgcgacagtccccggcagagacctcttgaccactcaccctctccaggggcactgggcacccacaggtggcagctccatccagccctcaTGCCCTAACACACCATTCTATGAGCTGATACCCCGTAGCCTgtgcaaaacccaggcatggcaacagGGCCTTCTTGGGTGCAGTTCCccgagcacattcttggctccagatgggaagaagagcccagcttGCAGTCACTGTATTGAgcaaatcctcttttattacagagaagcaaATTGGGAGGCCAGCTCTAGCGCATAGTGAGGGcagattcacagaaggcctctcagtcagacagacGGGGTATGTGTCTCTGGAGAACTGGGATGCATTTAAACATTGgtgcacaaacatgagtatcaCAGAACACTCAAAACccaagagttgcctgagataaattggaaatgatttgtgaagagagatgggcagcttattgctgctgaactagtaccagttgaatcagtttcctcagtgcctccttgagctccttgttcctcatgctgtagatgagggggttcactgctggaggcaccaccgagtacagaacagacaccaccaggtccacagctggggagaagatggaggggggcttcaggcaggcaaacaggtcagtgctgacaaacagtgagaccacggccaggtgcgggaggcacatggaaaaggctttgtgccggccctgctcagaggggatcctcagcacagcagtgaagatctgcacgtaggacaccacaatgaaaatgaaacacccaaagcctaaacggTCAGTGaccacaataagcccaagttccctgaggtaggagtctgagcaggagagcttgaggatctgggggatttcacagaagaactggcccagggcattgccttggcagagtgatattgaaaatgtgttcccagtgtgcaggagagcatagagaaaaacagtgctccaggcagctgctgccattttggcacaggctctgctgcccatgagggtcccatagtgcaggggtctgcagatggcaacaaagcggtcatatgccatgactgtgagaagaaaatactctgctgatataaagaagacaaagaaaaagacctgggtagcacatcctgagtaggaaatggccctggtgtcccacagggaattggccatggatttggggacagtggtggagatggagccgaggtccaggagggagaggttgaggaggaagaagtacatggaggtgtggaggtggtggtcacaggctacggctgtgatgatgaggccgttggccaggagggcagccaggtagatgcccaggaagagtaagaagtgcaagagctgcagctcccacgtgtctgcaaatgccagaaggaggaactcgttgaaggagctgctgttggacatttggtcccactgggctttggggattgtctaaggaggaaaagacattgacaagttaggggagactttccaaggaaaaagaaaaaaatctcattgttGGCAGTTCTCTCTCATTCCCTgctcatctctgctgcctggcactgtccctgctggcagctctttctctgtcccagcactTTTTCCCTGTCCGTGCtcccagaccccatcccaccctctctgtgtgctcagttctgccctacagaaaccgcCCAGGAcggggcactgggcacaggtatctctgttctcacaggtcctaaggagcagctcagaaaaactcttataaggcaataaaggtgctgccagtgctgtctgtaggctgagctggggttgaaggggtttgctgaagtttctcacagacctattgatctctgagagtgaaggttttgGAGTCCATGTTGCTTGCCAAACCAGAaggctctttcctttcttctccctgccaaaattagaatgtattttttctagttttagtagtactaaggagcttttactagaaggaaagctccttccctttcaattagcctttttttgaccttcctctgaaaagacccttcAGACATAACCTGTGCCTGAGCTCGAGCTGGTGGCACCCCTGACCCATGCATCACTTTCtcgacaggagaatgaacctgtcctgccacaggtcactgaattcatgactcaataTATCAGCtataggatggactgggttcagaagacccctccaggaacctcaggagcattgccctgcagccagacgcttaccgtgtcaggggctgtgaagatttctccaacaatgagctctcctctgtcctcccactccacactgccttgcacttctctttGTCTTGTTTcgtctcatgtcagcagcagcaggcagtgcccgcagccctgctgctctgcgcagaggagctgctcctgcaaacagctgtctctgggcagtgctgccaggttgccatgagctccctctgtcccaggagcctggccccactcaggagcagaggcccagctgatggcctgaatttctctgtcccttgtgatccctcctcctgggaaatgttcactgaggtagactaaaataatcacctattgtcctttgctaaagagtggagaaagacggATTCCgacattgcaatttatttcatcagagggtgactatctatgataggtggtaACATCCAACTCTGGAAGTCCCTATTCCCATCTCATAACTAGGCAGGAGACCTAGACGGAGgcaagaagggagctcatggacacagggttcaggttttcattcagatgagtcaatctgggcatctcatgccagtttagaagcccctgggatggggTGGGAATCAGATccttcccatgaactccacaaacacacacgaggTGGGATTCCGTTACCAAGCCAAAGTGTGCACAACAgtggtgtctgcatgggagctccttgtctaaccagccattggaatcactggagatggagggtaggagtcagttgttcacacacaaacacctggtgacagctgaagagacagaggtggtcccagtcctgtgccagtgtctgcttgctctgatggagtgaCTATGAGACTCACATCCTTCTGGTGCATCAGGTGGAAGCCAGGTGGGGGATCTTCTTGGTtgtctcaaatgaccctggatgcctacgacaactaaagctcatctcactaggaagctgagacatctgaagatcccaatgttaaaaacagctattgtggttcagtgcagacacttgatttaatgacacggAAAGAGGCCTAcagggccatttcagatgcttGGGGTGTCCAGGAGAACCACATGTTCCTactagatacagcatgggacctacaggaaaactacgccccttcagagtggttgctgggccagtgtcccagggcatctcaggtttcctgcctgtgcccaaacaaatgaatcccaccactgcctttaggcaaagtcttcactgtctgcatccaagcatgcttcataaatgggaaaggcacatcacagcaaggtctctGCTCTTGACTCTACACTTTCAAACCCTTCTAGTTCTCCTCCCCCTCAAtgtcttctcaccccccaataCATGAtaagaacagggactgggctaatggtgtcctcagggtggctggatcacaagctgcccaggcccagggccttcttcagttgcaccttgccctgcctggagattggttcacctctgtcacagaccccaaggtgctgcagaggcagctcaggcagcaaacccctctcctgcacagcccagtgtcatttctccctggccttgggccctgtAGGGTTTGCTTTCTTcgtggcaacctcctttcaccattacactgccacctgctatccatgccagcatgtcaccacttgcaatcaaagcctttgcatacatgaggtccttggtaacatgcttcctgtgacaaatctttggtcggtgccacagctgagatgctgaagccaacacatatgcaaacacatgcagcctggggtgcagccaggagcaactggagatgcacaagctgtcgcaggagtgccacatggttggaagagctgagatgtggtgggatcactcccatgatggagtccttcaatggcagggtgcaagttcttcacgagagaccaccagggaaaaTCAGGAGGGGCACGTCCTATAtgtgaaggggcatcttggatgtatggagctgttccatgggatggaccaagggaggcagctctgaagggcagaggagctcaggaaagacagcaggtcattaaggacagcacccgtCAAGCACAGGAATCCTCTatatgaacagtttgtaaaatctgtagacatctctggaccccagcatggctaaacagggaactcccacgGGAGCTCCAGAgtaataaggcagcctatggaaaggggaagaagggagaggctgcaaaggaggaatttggaaacattgtccagcaaagtagggatggtgttaaggaagccaaagctcctctgggcTACAGAcgcttgcaggggatgtgaaggacaggaagaaaagctgctactgcttcagtgacagtaaaagaataaacaaggagatgtgggctcactgctgaaaggggaagGGATTGTTGTAAAGTGGATGTAGACAAGTCTGGGCAAGTCAAGTccttctggcttcagccttccccaacaaggtctcctgagctgttgtgcctagagtcaggagtcctgaggagaaaaacaacccgcagtgcccaagtctctagaactcaacccatagaagtctatgggactggatggctggcatccatggacatggacagagctggctgcagtgacagcaaggctgctctctgtcatcttggaaaggttgtggagatcaggggaggtcccagttGAACTCCCTGAGTAGTCTAAGGTCTAAGGACGTTTAccagcagagagcagctgctAGCAAGTGTCCTGCCATGTCTGGAtagaaaagatgtgtttttctgccctcctttgttttttattcagagAATTATTTGCATCCACTGTTAACCTGTTTACCGTGTGGACCAAGAGGTTTGCAGAGGTAGAAAGTGCTGCTGAACAGCTACTGTTGTCCAATGTAAATACAAAGGCTTTTTTAGCCAACCCCACCCTCTCCCCCCGCAACATGTTGACCACTGCTCCTGCAAGAGATGAGAAGACGGTGCCAGATCTGCAGAATCGGCTTTGAAAATAGCTCAAGCACATCATCCAAAGGAGGAACTGCAAAAGCGACTCATGGTGCGGCAGTTTCACAGTCTGTCTATACCAGTAAATTCTAATTCTCTAAGACTATAATTCTCACCTCAGCCTCTGCACTGGTGGAAGACCCCTTGGATGATGACCTCTTCATCTAGGTGGGAAAaggcctgttttctttttctaactgcaGGTCATTTGTAAAATCTCAGTAGTAGTTAGTCACAGGAGCAGTCACATCTTCCAACCTCCTCTCCTTCCATCACAGCTCCTACTGCGTCTTGTTGAGGCAGACTGCAACAGGGCCTGCTAGAAAGTTTTGACTGGGGCCTAAAATCTGTAACGCCTTGCAAGCAGTCTACCATGCAAGCACAAATGCAGAGAGCCAAAAAGATATGCATGAAATGCTCTTTATATACAGACACATATTGCTGCAGGAGGAACACACACAAGCTTTTTATTCAGCCATATGCCACACGGTTACAATTGTCTTGAGCATGTCAAGGGAGGAGAATTTAGACGGTTGATTCCCATCCTGACTTTTAGTATGGATTGTCTCGCACATGCTCCATGATTGTCTTCAGACCCAGCCAGGTCTCCTCTGCAGTTGGGATGATTTGGCTGGCTGGCAGAAGGAAACCGTAATTACCTGTGTCTTGCAGCTCAAGGGCAAAAGAGTATTTGATGCCGTAATCGTAGCTCCAGTCAATGCTGCCTCCACTGGCTTGGTCTgaaacagaaagggagaaagagccaCAAGGGATGAACGGAGGGTCGATCTGGGAATGGAGGGTTGGTCTGGGTTATGCTTCCATGCAGCACTCTCAGCAACCATAGCCAATTTGTGCTGATATGCTTGGAATTTCTCACAATCAGGCCATACCCAAGTATGTGAAAGCATTCTTGGTTTGAGGCATATGGCATTGAGATGATGCTATCCTGAAGAGAGCTCTACCATGGTAATATTTGTGAGGGACAAGTATTAGGCTTTCACGTGAACACTCAGCTGGCAACATCTGACTGGTGGTGTCACTCTGCTGAAGCAACACTACTTCCAAGAAGGCCCAGGTGGGTCAGAGAACTTGGGGGGAGACCAGAGCGTGGCATGTTTCCCCGGGATAGCCCATAAAGCTCAGAATGGTGAAATACTCACAGATAGTAGAGCAAATGCTCCCCACTTTATAGGTGGTGCCATACAGGGAATGGATGGAACTGGCAGCAGCTTTCCCCAAGGTATCCTGGGGAGGAGAGGATGAAGGAAGAGTCAGAAAGTAGCCATGCTTAGTGACActaaatattcagattttaccATCCTGAACCCTATTTAGGGAAGTCTCCAAACTGGTTTGCAACCTACTTTCACTCCGCCCAAAACCAGCTGTGCCAAATGAATGAATTTCTTCATTACTGGATACTAGTGACAGCAATCACACCTTCCACAATATTTTGAGGAGGTGATATTACAGGCAAATTAATATAAAAGCTTCCATATCAAATCACCTGGTGTTTTATCTCACTCACTGTCTTCTCACTAGAAGGTTCAGAAGATGCAAGAAAACCCCAAGGCAGTCAGAGATCTTCCAATACTTAGTGGTCAGctttgtgctcacttcagctctgTAATGTGTGGTTGCAGGAAAAAcacagccagactcttcttggaggtgtaCGGCAAAAGGACAAGGGGCAACAAACAAAATGCCCCACAGGAAATTCCACAGagatattaggaaaaagaaaatgcccaTGAGCATGGAAAACTTCAGAATGGGCCCAAAGAAACTGTGGAATCTATGTCTCCAGCAACATTCAAAACTCAGACGGACAAGGCTCTAAGCAGCCtcatctaactttgaagctgccactgacttcaaagctGGCTTGCTTTGAGCAGAGAGTTGGACCAGAAGCCTCCAGGCCTAAATCATCCTATGATGGTATGATTCATATCCCCTCAAAGATATCAGTACTGACATTTCAGCTAAAGAAGGAAATGTGGAGCAGCCTCAGAGTGAGTGAACAGGGCTGACAATGGGTGGCAATGGCATGTGTTTGTATATGACCCAGACTTCTCTTTTAAAGGCATTGCATTGCAACAGCTCCCATTCGCTCCCATGGATGGTTACCATTATGATAGTATGGCTGAATTCAGTCCATTTATCCTGCTATCTCACTGTAATACTCAAGTATGGAAAGCCAGCTGGAAGGACAGAGGAAGACAGAGTTGAGTCAATGTGTCTCACCAGCTCCTCATAGTCTGCTGGTTCAGTGCATTTATAGCCATAGGGATACATCAAGAGCTGAGAGTAACTGTGGAGGGTGAGGAAGGCCAGGATCTTTCCATGATTCTTAATAAAATCTACAATAGATTTTACTTCCACCTCCGAGTTGGCACTGGGCCCATGGTAAGAGTCAGAGCAGGGATTACTGCTGGCTCCAGGACCTGTTGGTACAAAAGGAGAGCAAAGTAAGAACTAGTGTTCAGGGAACGACAAAGCAGACCAACACAAAGTTGTGTGATTCCTAACAACAGGTCTTCAGCAAAGTCTGGAGTATGGATGCTGAAGAGACTTATTGCTAGAAGGTATAGGTTACTTCTCTCATCTTCAGCTCTTTGGCAACTAGTCAGTAAGAAATCATCTTTACAAAAGGCAGCTACTATTATATTTGACCATTTGCTTTCTGAATCCCTTATGTTAAGGAAATTGCTGTTCCCATGTAACAGGATCCAGAAGTGTGAAAGGGAACCTTCTTCTTAGTGACAGCCAGAATCCAGAAACTTTGTTCCTACCTCCAAAACCTGCATCCCAGTTCCTGTTTGGATCAATTCCAACACACAGACTGCCTTGAATCTTGGAGCGTGTCTTCCGCCACATGCGAttctaaaacaaagcaacactGTGGCTTTGCAAAGGAACAAAGCTCAGGGCTTGCATTACACCTACCACCCAGAAATGGTTACTGTTCActaggaaggaaaaggagcaagCCTAGGACCAATTCTGATGGGCTAACTGCCAAGATGCACCAGTGGAAACAATCAACGGGCTGGTGAACTTACAGTGAAGAAAGATGGATTAGACAAGCAACCAGTGTCTTTGGCTGCCTGACTCTTTTGCATTTCCTTGTTACAACATTAACAAATGGACTTTTGCAACCGACTTCCCTCACATTTATTGTTGGCTTGGAAGAACATGACAGCTTTCTAAATCAGCTTAGAGGCACGGTGCTTACTCACTTTGGTATGAGTGAATTCATATCCATCAGGGTTTGTGACTGCCAGCAGGAAAACGTCCATTTTTTCCAGCAGAGAGGTGATGGATGCATCACTGCCATAGTCGGAAGCAATCTAAGCAGAGATAAAGGATGGCACACCATGATGATCAGCGTATTACCTTCCCTCACGTTTACACTCCTTGTTAAACCTGGGGCTTGGAGAGAGCAACGAATCTGTTCTACTATTTTATGCAGAAGGCAGGAATTTAATGGAAGAGGGCAACAAAATTTTCTCCTGCAAGTCCCTGAGAACGCACCAAAGCTAGCACTAGGATTGAGCTGAATTGGCCCAGCTGGAGAATCTATAATTATGCTGCACTTCTCTGGTGGCTTACTcattttcagtggaatttaaatGATCATCTGAATAGAGCTGGGATTTTTTAGAACTTTTGTGAAAGGTAACCACACAGCGCTCCTCTGCATCTGCAGACTGAAGTAGCAAACTAACAATAATTTTCTCAAACCAAtcttaattttttgaaagtcCTCAGTCACTCATAAAGCTATCA
This window contains:
- the LOC135326243 gene encoding carboxypeptidase A2-like, encoding MKLILVFSALFGAALCLETFVGHQVLRIKASNEEQIEKLQLLGTLEHLQLDFWLNPSTPAHPVDVRVPFNSLQAIKVFLESNNIEYSILIEDLQVILDEEKQDMANSQQQERSSSTFNYGSYHSLASIYEELDNLAYEHSSIVSKLKIGESDEKQPLYVLKFSTGGTNRSAIWIDAGIHSRKWVTQASAIWIAKKIASDYGSDASITSLLEKMDVFLLAVTNPDGYEFTHTKNRMWRKTRSKIQGSLCVGIDPNRNWDAGFGGPGASSNPCSDSYHGPSANSEVEVKSIVDFIKNHGKILAFLTLHSYSQLLMYPYGYKCTEPADYEELDTLGKAAASSIHSLYGTTYKVGSICSTIYQASGGSIDWSYDYGIKYSFALELQDTGNYGFLLPASQIIPTAEETWLGLKTIMEHVRDNPY